A window of the Plasmodium vivax chromosome 12, whole genome shotgun sequence genome harbors these coding sequences:
- a CDS encoding hypothetical protein, conserved (encoded by transcript PVX_116760A) — translation MDNRKFLRIGKSVVHGRTGPLRGDLGNAAEEQERGKGAPKGGSSGNGGSSSTANNATNNAANRGKPAGEAAQDEGALNSHFNAEESENNSGDIFEQLLQRELAKGALGGGVVGKNASKVKGGVGEECEKGRGSVNGAYDKRENASHSAGGGKRGGGKAETEDPTENPAENRTEDPAEDPTEDLSQIDLTVRVNSSQVKFRMHGYNQVIKCFSGEGNTKEKMEVANLLFKEEDSVLKYLGDNNLICQIKAAEMTAEYIRVLKEIHFYSFKEVYPNEEELTNSFVNDVKNKLFAIFTKIERVLIEKILTNAKSFDSGYSIVSKIIEFCSSDKVTVNVLTVLCEHMHGIYLKANKSVSNIKGVKIKVISSVLQLLHKLLSSFGASVICVKTLNKFCLKFNEMVDKSVKSNFYLLYIEMLSQIKNAEFHNCILNELNSQQKNYITKELQKEEYQRGAGAKPWVSTYLLNQGSSGQGKIGADGDDHPNDSSFSNNLSNLIEEADVFKEICTKQWEKRVLEGCIDKNVSSGNNNNSGSNSLSNENLLPWKIKVEAINLLCDKMKAKCAIKKTPYISTLLSMINKLLKNESALPVVVSTLKLLHVFIEKFEKEIYATVKSFSFILCAKLKDSNKQVSNACMECLTKAICVYNMEIFIDDLSKNLKDKNNNTRMVTLEFLLKVFEHVDRKNVVSIIEVTKHLLNDTVANIKNTACKMYALIVTNFGEEVHPAFFAALPANKKKSILALCVGGGVASGGGSAVGNSGIGSGVGGGVANSAGGGAGRPPHGEDPPGGRSTGGAATQGDNVEQVLPRNITNNMKSNSYTAKIEAINELTKWIGSEMNMANVHLENLLSFIKKNCYDFKGKYIQLNNAVYDFFNQLVDHLYHFNIHQGNNPHFVKVMSVLIPLYMEKTKDKRDSVLCNNFLQKCFQYFDNNVVMDIVIRSSDAKNAKKCEECIKMLQRLFLLKAANVGANTGPNTGAASSGNGSPPSVNVKSLIFFLKKFVDSKNTNLKNSSILLLQLLSRNYGDKYVLSHLEGISESVRQSVKSKEDVERFVQRQGLQSSLQSSASLVRAADANKCSGSSVSAGEMGKKQVGGQASGQATAQHSNRHAKWGEANQEEPLAGAQSNTVEIDYSNTYLNYKSTKIVAKKEDGGEQFPARTKESEAQEQWKGANRNDQEDYDEGEDDPEDEQGEDEEEEEKMVNISDLVRQHVSHIMSDGNERSSHISKIINVIEKVGKYYINPERLEVLINKHTMHKILSISKSKCAELLYVLMFSLRDNVHLFVDTLLDCIVKMIDDADVGLEQIDKLLSCLCKNVGISKYIGYINGFIMSEKLSNMREEGGAAPMYASGQSSGRLDNQGRRSPKRNKIHVLISNINTNHILLLNEKVIKKKVLGFYLDLFFDDCEEVRQKSSQVLDHIYAKYKGAIFLEIYEKLSLHKKECLQDIINQMKASKEDFSFYAILMSNHSQLKRLSNNESNLSGPTPTLSKSRSIKRLSSISKNKILKIEFPPHHKIKADGLKWEKHFDQAHANYLTREFKPFSSPELIVHMFSDNANVVNRSILFFKDYLSNSSNQSTLFSKSGFLGLLLKWIFYTLNGHQSSHELLCACVNLLRIILKTIEDNYVYLNEQELVMVVNFIWDRMNAAATSSEMRKKLKEILLCLCYISDHKLYFSLLLKNLSSCNQKRICDSLDLILKLLILYKEKCLHVEKDVMKILQVFTVHSKNKGVTMCCLKIFANIQSFCPGFYKCIDNDDISTYLKRKVDEFVENWPDYKICPKDTEDEENNSSYQSDDSEGIPKEEGNRELAAYLKNNTSQRNSIRKEVEGHVSEFRRNVEEVLEVKKKIEEIEMDRTNESYMNDQISYVSISNSLKFAMEGNSYSRNKEIFHILESKNSEKVEGSNSYENSLIYFRFVYLASFLYSNDVETISRVCRLIVENIVQVGKKSKNGNFILKESGNYIFKNFGLFITLIKGANYSLRFLFKKSFAKDINQSFVHFNAILSNVLLVDILMKKKSCIARLSFNHFSFFFINTIVCLSIYTKVIHTNKSIYFFKNGSTARSLVTSILNNLLGREFLTSHSKLLEYVCNVSLNLGFDIMKNKKILLDDLTDTSEFYIYTNTYIKILNKIYKKIMNKICEEDRKDNPFVYRILHLLFLNLHRYDIYLGRMQGDRGRKRKMEGEQNEASFGGSHNSGSFYGKKVCNGERLSGDAAIGGGAVFPGENSDHSVFDCRAVYYENLGGAPPGDAIPTGGGGGAVTAGSGAVIPGSGAVIPGSGGLGAGRASNAGRGGLPPRASNGQPRPSNGQPRPSNTQPRPSNTLLRPSSAHLRPSNTQPRLSGTSRTASVTQEAEHEPSGEAAQRAGNNTDETTPHSREEANKVHASRMDFMTKYLFFIQLIFYGIKKNNPLILLAYVTHEIKKSYAMNLTYYYGKMEVLLNKDVRNCVPTINVNTSGEFYGLDFSFQKFLDEHEHLQRLEEPILSSYKEVFSQYATLDAESIYNSFDLSIDEVVNKKREFLESLKMMNVNEVAFNSSKYEHLKAAILEYINELQNTEVLDDLQSVDHASDYDFLCTMYRIPKEVERQPPGGGSGVKEGGEKGDHSKGDGVKGEGVKGEGEGDPRADKPSDADVAQRDDQKGPTLGNGARDVQERKDEDTPGKPNQRGEEEEDNPGEPHQRGEDTPPHGNITQLSFPEKKEVTFISRSIYLRNDTVENIDLHELKLKCDSTLREAHGGLAGEKADPPFGVKDSRESGSHQSGANPGVVPKEGMEIHSGGEKHHPSAAYDKKDPLNIFNNSKFETCGRRVGGHNEDPLQTERQIRGSQAEQSHFHSDPSKYQVEQKHSSNNPHSAYKHAHAEEDSQGNKTDYHISVCAAEGESKGRQLDGQGSFSMERTSPHGGSIESAAGQGFPPVPPAQMTQQGRLRNSEEAVRKTQMGVGDFAKERPSADLRGSTLRSNTLRSNTPRALHADHTLAVEEKPQCVLKRGKSNDGKYKWSDYGGSTVMRGDRQNGSSSCAVAATGGDHGRPLTKSKTNVKYLIKKYESQRDIVGASHSVKSASISSRGKNAESLTTGSNGSSTFNGGATHHHRSRANRVDNPIGNSKVPSFQVDKKKKYLYERSMSSSSFDVKAKGGGDIQNTSNSVRQNAIIRRSDVGKNFSNTPFLQKGEKRSFPHASHSNSVSSRNEAAATATATATATAGANSKSHGAPPSHSAKRKNNIGISIPLKKSILRMLSVCSARGARDVCVRPHSCVFVNVFAQMGVFCVPFIYASCVRLFCMPILCASFICCFFSPSLQKT, via the exons ATGGACAACAGGAAGTTCCTGCGGATAGGGAAGAGCGTGGTGCACGGGCGCACGGGGCCGCTGCGGGGGGACCTGGGGAACGCGGCGGAGGAGCAGGAGAGGGGGAAGGGCGCGCCAAAGGGTGGTAGCAGCGGTAATGGCGGTAGTAGCAGCACCGCTAACAACGCCACTAACAACGCCGCTAACAGGGGCAAGCCGGCCGGAGAGGCCGCGCAGGACGAAGGCGCGCTGAACAGCCACTTCAACGCGGAGGAGAGCGAAAATAACAGCGGCGACATTTTCGAGCAGCTGCTGCAGAGGGAACTCGCCAAGGGGGCGCTCGGCGGAGGCGTGGTGGGGAAAAACGCGAGCAAGGTGAAGGGGGGCGTGGGGGAGGAGTgtgaaaaggggagaggcagCGTTAATGGAGCGTATGACAAGAGGGAAAACGCGAGCCACAGCGcgggtggggggaaaaggggtgGCGGGAAAGCGGAGACAGAGGATCCCACAGAGAACCCCGCAGAAAATCGCACGGAGGATCCAGCGGAGGACCCCACGGAAGACCTGTCCCAAATCGACCTAACCGTGCGCGTAAACAGCAGCCAGGTGAAGTTCCGAATGCACGGGTACAACCAAGTGATCAAGTGCTTCTCGGGAGAAGGCAAcacgaaggagaaaatggaGGTGGCCAATCTGCTCTTTAAGGAAGAAGACAGCGTGCTCAAGTACCTAGGAGACAACAATTTGATCTGCCAAATAAAGGCGGCCGAGATGACGGCAGAGTACATCCGGGTGCTTAAGGAAATCCATTTTTACAGTTTTAAGGAGGTGTAcccaaatgaggaggaaCTGACCAACTCGTTCGTAAACGATGTgaagaataaattatttgccatttttacaaaaatcgAAAGGGTGCTAATCGAGAAGATCCTAACGAACGCCAAGTCCTTCGACAGTGGCTACAGCATCGTGAGCAAGATAATAGAATTCTGCTCGAGCGATAAGGTGACTGTGAATGTGCTAACTGTCTTGTGTGAGCATATGCATGGCATATATTTAAAGGCGAACAAATCAGTCTCCAACATAAAGGGGGTTAAAATAAAGGTCATCTCGTCGGTACTTCAACTGCTGCACAAACTGCTGAGCTCCTTTGGAGCATCCGTCATATGCGTGAAGACGCTAAACAAGTTTTGTTTGAAATTTAACGAAATGGTAGACAAAAGTGTGAAGAGCAATTTCTACCTCCTCTATATAGAAATGCTCAGCCAGATTAAAAACGCAGAATTTCATAATTGCATTTTGAACGAGCTGAATAGCCAACAGAAGAACTACATAACGAAGGAACTGCAGAAGGAGGAGTACCAAAGAGGGGCAGGGGCGAAGCCCTGGGTGAGTACCTACCTACTGAACCAGGGTAGCAGTGGTCAGGGGAAAATCGGGGCAGATGGAGATGACCACCCGAATGATAGCTCCTTTTCCAACAATTTAAGCAACCTAATTGAGGAGGCAGACGTTTTCAAAGAAATCTGCACAAAGCAGTGGGAGAAGAGAGTCCTCGAAGGATGCATTGATAAGAACGTCAGCAGTGGAAATAACAACAACAGTGGAAGCAACTCCTTGAGCAATGAAAATCTACTGCCATGGAAAATCAAAGTGGAAGCCATCAATCTGCTGTGCGACAAAATGAAGGCCAAATGTGCGATTAAGAAGACCCCATATATTAGCACCCTTTTAAGTATGATTAAtaagcttttaaaaaatgagtcTGCCCTTCCTGTGGTTGTTTCCACGCTGAAGCTGCTCCACGTGTTCatagaaaaatttgaaaaggagATTTACGCCACTGTGAAGTCGTTCTCTTTCATCCTTTGTGCGAAGCTGAAGGACTCAAACAAGCAGGTGTCCAACGCGTGCATGGAGTGCCTGACCAAGGCCATCTGCGTTTACAATATGGAAATCTTTATCGACGATTTGTCGAAGAATCTgaaggataaaaataataacacgAGGATGGTTACCCTCGAGTTTTTGCTCAAAGTGTTTGAGCACGTCGACCGGAAGAACGTCGTCTCCATCATTGAGGTCACCAAGCATTTGCTAAACGACACCGTGGCGAATATTAAGAACACGGCCTGCAAGATGTACGCCCTGATTGTCACTAACTTCGGGGAGGAGGTGCACCCCGCCTTCTTCGCCGCCCTCCCCGCGAATAAGAAGAAGTCCATTTTGGCGCTCTGCGTGGGGGGCGGCGTAGcaagcggtggaggaagcgCTGTCGGAAACAGCGGTATTGGAAGCGGCGTGGGGGGCGGCGTAGCAAACAGCGCCGGAGGCGGGGCGGGCCGGCCCCCCCACGGGGAAGACCCGCCCGGCGGCAGATCAACCGGGGGGGCCGCCACCCAAGGGGACAACGTCGAACAGGTGCTGCCCAGGAATATCACGAATAATATGAAATCGAACAGCTACACCGCCAAAATCGAAGCGATAAACGAACTGACCAAATGGATCGGCTCCGAGATGAACATGGCCAATGTGCACTTGGAGAACCTACTCagctttataaaaaaaaactgctacGATTTTAAAGGCAAGTACATCCAGCTGAATAACGCAGTGTACGATTTTTTCAACCAGCTGGTAGATCACCTGTACCATTTTAACATCCACCAAGGGAACAACCCGCACTTTGTGAAAGTCATGAGCGTCCTCATCCCGCTCTACATGGAAAAGACAAAAGACAAAAGGGACAGCGTCCTCTGCAACAACTTCTTGCAGAAGTGCTTCCAATATTTCGATAACAATGTGGTGATGGACATCGTCATAAGGAGCAGCGACGCTAAGAATGCCAAGAAGTGCGAGGAGTGCATCAAGATGCTGCAGCGGTTGTTTCTCTTGAAGGCGGCGAACGTCGGGGCTAACACGGGACCGAATACCGGAGCGGCCTCCTCTGGGAAcggctccccccccagcgtTAATGTGAAGAGCCTCATcttctttttgaaaaaattcgTCGACTCGAAAAATACAAACCTGAAGAACTCCTCCATCCTGCTGTTGCAGCTGCTCAGCAGGAACTACGGAGACAAATATGTGTTGTCTCACTTGGAGGGCATCTCCGAGAGCGTGCGGCAGTCCGTCAAATCGAAGGAGGACGTGGAGCGCTTCGTGCAGAGGCAGGGGCTGCAGTCCTCGCTGCAGTCCTCCGCCTCCCTGGTGCGTGCAGCGGATGCCAACAAGTGCAGCGGTAGCAGTGTGAGTGCCGGGGAGATGGGCAAGAAGCAGGTTGGCGGTCAGGCCAGCGGTCAGGCTACCGCCCAACATAGCAACCGCCACGCCAAGTGGGGGGAGGCCAACCAAGAGGAACCCCTTGCAGGGGCCCAGAGCAACACGGTCGAAATAGACTACTCGAACACGTATCTAAATTACAAGAGCACCAAAATTGTTGCGAAGAAGGAGGACGGAGGGGAGCAGTTCCCCGCGCGCACGAAAGAGTCAGAAGCCCAGGAGCAGTGGAAGGGGGCAAATCGGAACGACCAGGAAGACTACGACGAAGGGGAGGACGACCCGGAAGACGAACAGGGggaagatgaagaggaggaagaaaaaatggtaaacATAAGTGACCTGGTTAGGCAGCACGTGAGCCATATAATGAGCGATGGAAACGAAAGAAGTAGCCACATTAGCAAAATCATTAACGTAATAGAGAAAGTGGGCAAATATTATATCAACCCGGAGAGGCTAGAAGTCCTCATTAACAAACACACCATGCACAAGATTCTAAGCATCAGTAAGAGCAAGTGCGCGGAGCTCCTCTACGTGCTCATGTTTTCCCTAAGAGATAATGTGCACCTGTTCGTGGATACCCTCCTGGATTGCATAGTGAAGATGATTGATGATGCGGATGTTGGCCTAGAACAGATCGACAAGTTACTCTCCTGTTTGTGTAAAAACGTGGGGATTTCAAAATACATTGGGTATATAAACGGATTCATTATGAGCGAGAAATTGAGCAACATGCgggaggaggggggagcTGCCCCCATGTATGCTAGTGGTCAATCCAGTGGCCGCTTAGACAACCAAGGAAGGAGATCCCccaagaggaacaaaatacATGTGCTCATCAGTAACATTAACACGAATCATATTCTTCTCCTAAACGAAAAAGTCATTAAGAAGAAGGTCCTCGGGTTTTACTtggaccttttttttgatgacTGCGAGGAGGTTAGACAGAAGTCTAGCCAAGTGTTAGATCATATCTATGCAAAGTACAAGGGAGCGatttttttagaaatttATGAAAAGTTATCCCTCCACAAGAAGGAGTGTCTCCAGGATATTATTAACCAAATGAAAGCATCAAAAGAggacttttccttttacgcCATTCTGATGAGTAACCATTCCCAGTTGAAGAGGCTTTCAAACAACGAGAGCAATTTGAGTGGCCCAACGCCCACGCTGTCCAAATCGAGGAGCATCAAGAGACTTAGCTCCATCAGcaagaataaaattttaaaaatcgaATTCCCGCCGCATCACAAAATAAAGGCGGACGGCCTAAAATGGGAGAAGCACTTTGACCAGGCGCACGCCAACTACCTCACGCGGGAGTTCAAGCCCTTCAGCAGCCCGGAGCTGATTGTGCACATGTTTAGTGACAACGCGAATGTGGTGAACAG gagcaTCCTCTTCTTCAAGGACTACCTGAGCAACAGCTCCAACCAGTCGACGCTCTTCTCCAAATCTGGCTTCCTCGGCCTGCTGCTCAAGTGGATCTTCTACACCCTGAATGGCCACCAAAGCAGCCACGAGCTGCTCTGCGCGTGCGTAAATTTGCTGAGGATAATTCTGAAGACGATCGAGGACAACTACGTGTACCTGAATGAGCAGGAGCTGGTCATGGTGGTCAACTTCATTTGGGACCGCATGAACGCCGCGGCGACCTCCTCGGAGATGAGAA AAAAGCTGAAGGAGATCCTCCTCTGCCTGTGCTACATCTCGGACCACAAGCTTTACTTCTCCCTCCTGCTGAAGAACCTTTCGTCGTGCAATCAGAA GCGCATATGCGACTCGCTGGACCTGATTTTGAAGCTGCTGATTCTGTACAAGGAGAAGTGCCTCCACGTGGAGAAGGACGTGATGAAGATTTTGCAGGTCTTCACCGTTCACAGCAAAAACAAAGGCGTCACCATGTGCTGCCTGAAGATCTTTGCGAACATCCAGTCCTTCTGCCCCGGCTTCTACAA GTGCATTGACAACGACGACATCTCGACCTACCTGAAGAGGAAAGTCGACGAGTTCGTTGAGAACTGGCCGGATTACAAAATTTGCCCGAAGGACACCGAGG ACGAGGAAAATAACAGCTCCTACCAAAGCGACGACTCCGAag GCATCCCCAAGGAGGAGGGAAACCGCGAGCTGGCGGCCTACTTGAAGAACAACACAAGCCAGAGGAACTCCATAAGGAAGGAAGTGGAGG GACACGTGAGCGAGTTCCGCAGAAACGTGGAGGAAGTGCTggaggtgaaaaagaaaatcgaAGAAATCGAAATGGACCGGACGAACGAAAGCTACATGAACGACCAGATCTCCTACGTGAGCATCTCCAACAGTTTGAAGTTTGCCATGGAGGGGAACAGCTACTCGAGGAACAAAGAaatatttcacattttggaaTCTAAAAATAGTGAAAAGGTGGAGGGGTCAAATAGTTATGAGAATTCGCTCATCTATTTCCGCTTCGTGTATTTGGCCTCTTTCCTCTACTCCAATGATGTGGAGACCATTTCGAGG GTGTGCCGCCTCATCGTGGAGAACATCGTGCAGGTCGggaagaaaagcaaaaacggGAACTTCATCCTGAAGGAGAGCGGGAactacattttcaaaaactTCGGCCTGTTCATCACCCTGATTAAGGGCGCCAACTACTCCCTGAGGTTCCTCTTTAAGAaaagttttgcaaaagatATAAACCAATCGTTCGTTCACTTCAATGCGATTTTGAGCAACGTCCTCTTGGTGGACATCctaatgaagaagaaaagttGCATCGCCAGACTGTCCTTCAAccacttctcctttttttttataaacaccATCGTCTGTTTGAGCATATACACCAAGGTCATTCACACGAACAAgagcatttatttttttaaaaatggatcAACTGCAAGAAGTCTAGTGACAAGCATACTAAATAATCTCCTAGGGAGAGAATTTCTTACGAGCCACTCCAAACTGCTGGAATATGTCTGCAACGTTTCTCTAAACCTCGGGTTtgatataatgaaaaataaaaagatccTCTTGGATGACCTGACCGACACGAGTGAATTCTACATCTATACAAATACTTACATCAAaatattaaacaaaatttataaaaaaattatgaacaaaatttgtGAGGAAGATAGGAAAGACAACCCATTCGTGTATCGGATTCTACATCtgttgtttttaaatttgcacCGCTATGACATTTATTTGGGTAGGATGCAGGGCGATCGGggcaggaagaggaagatggaGGGAGAGCAGAATGAGGCTTCCTTTGGGGGGAGCCACAACTCGGGGTCCTTTTACGGCAAGAAGGTATGCAACGGGGAGAGGCTCAGTGGGGATGCCGCTATAGGGGGGGGCGCCGTCTTCCCGGGGGAGAACTCCGACCATTCCGTTTTTGACTGCCGCGCGGTTTATTATGAGAACTTGGGCGGGGCACCCCCCGGAGATGCCATTCCCACCggggggggtggcggtgCAGTGACTGCTGGAAGTGGTGCAGTGATTCCCGGCAGCGGTGCAGTAATTCCCGGCAGCGGAGGCCTCGGCGCGGGCAGGGCGAGCAACGCGGGAAGGGGCGGCCTCCCCCCAAGAGCCAGCAATGGGCAGCCTCGACCGAGCAATGGGCAGCCTCGACCGAGTAACACACAGCCTCGACCGAGCAACACGCTTCTTCGACCGAGCAGCGCGCATCTCCGACCGAGCAACACACAGCCGCGACTGAGCGGCACCAGCAGGACGGCGAGCGTCACCCAGGAGGCAGAGCACGAGCCCAGCGGGGAGGCGGCCCAGCGAGCGGGCAACAACACAGACGAGACAACTCCCCACTcgagggaagaagcaaacaaagTGCACGCAAGCAGAATGGACTTCATGAccaaatatctttttttcattcaacTGATCTTCTatgggattaaaaaaaacaacccccTAATATTACTAGCGTATGTAACtcacgaaataaaaaaaagctacgCAATGAACCTGACTTACTATtatggcaaaatggaggtgcTGCTGAACAAAGACGTAAGGAACTGCGTGCCAACGATAAATGTAAACACGTCGGGAGAGTTCTACGGGCTGGACTTTTCCTTTCAGAAGTTTCTAGATGAGCATGAGCATCTGCAAAGGTTGGAAGAACCCATTTTGAGTTCCTACAAGGAGGTATTCAGTCAGTATGCTACCCTCGACGCGGAATCGATATACAACAGTTTTGATCTATCCATCGATGAGgtggtaaataaaaaaagggaattccTGGAATCTctaaaaatgatgaatgtGAATGAAGTGGCGTTCAACTCTAGCAAATATGAGCACTTGAAGGCGGCCATTTTGGAGTACATCAACGAGCTGCAGAACACCGAGGTGCTGGACGATCTGCAGAGCGTCGACCATGCGTCGGATTATGACTTTCTCTGCACCATGTATAGGATTCCGAAGGAGGTGGAGAGGCagcccccgggggggggaagcggcgtaAAGGAGGgcggcgaaaagggggaccaTTCAAAGGGGGATGGCGTAAAAGGAGAAGGCGTAAAAGGAGAAGGCGAAGGAGACCCCCGCGCGGACAAACCAAGCGACGCAGATGTGGCCCAGCGGGATGATCAGAAGGGGCCCACTTTGGGGAACGGGGCGAGGGATGTACAGGAGCGGAAGGATGAAGACACCCCGGGGAAACCCAatcaaaggggggaagaagaagaagacaaCCCGGGGGAACCCCATCAGCGTGGGGAAGACACCCCCCCACATGGGAACATCACCCAGTTGAGCTTTCCCGAAAAGAAAGAAGTGACTTTCATTAGTCGAAGCATTTACCTACGAAACGACACCGTGGAAAATATAGACTTGCACGAACTGAAACTGAAATGTGATTCTACGCTGAGGGAGGCGCACGGTGGTCTGGCTGGGGAGAAGGCAGATCCCCCGTTCGGCGTGAAAGACAGTAGAGAGAGTGGATCGCATCAGAGCGGTGCTAACCCAGGGGTGGTCCCCAAAGAAGGAATGGAAATccactcggggggggagaaacaccACCCCAGTGCCGCCTACGATAAGAAGGACCctctaaatatttttaacaatagCAAATTTGAAACATGTGGAAGACGTGTGGGGGGGCACAATGAAGATCCGCTGCAGACGGAGCGGCAAATACGGGGGAGCCAGGCTGAGCAAAGCCACTTTCACTCAGACCCGAGCAAATACCAAGTGGAACAGAAGCACTCAAGTAATAACCCGCACAGTGCTTATAAGCATGCACACGCTGAAGAGGACTCACAAGGGAATAAAACGGATTATCACATTAGCGTTTGTGCAGCGGAAGGGGAGAGTAAAGGAAGGCAGCTCGATGGGCAGGGGAGCTTCTCCATGGAAAGAACCTCTCCGCATGGGGGATCAATCGAGTCAGCGGCAGGGCAGGGCTTTCCCCCGGTACCCCCCGCTCAGATGACTCAACAGGGCAGACTTCGCAACAGCGAAGAGGCGGTGAGGAAAACACAAATGGGAGTTGGCGATTTTGCGAAAGAGAGGCCCAGTGCAGACCTGAGGGGGAGCACCCTCAGAAGCAACACCCTTAGAAGTAACACCCCACGAGCTCTCCACGCGGATCACACACTGGCTGTGGAGGAGAAACCCCAGTGTGTGCTCAAGAGGGGCAAGTCGAACGACGGGAAATACAAGTGGTCTGATTATGGAGGGTCCACTGTAATGAGGGGAGACAGGCAAAACGGCTCTTCATCCTGCGCAGTAGCCGCCACGGGAGGGGACCACGGCAGACCCCTTACAAAGTCCAAAACGAATGTAAAGTatttaataaagaaatatgaaAGTCAGAGGGACATTGTGGGTGCATCTCACAGCGTGAAATCAGCGTCCATTTCTTCGAGGGGCAAAAATGCAGAATCCCTAACCACCGGCAGCAACGGCAGTAGCACCTTCAACGGGGGGGCAACCCATCACCACAGAAGCAGAGCAAACAGAGTAGATAACCCAATCGGTAATAGCAAGGTGCCTTCTTTTCAAGTagataagaagaaaaaatacctgTACGAGCGGAGCATGAGCAGCTCATCATTTGACGTTAAGGCGAAAGGAGGGGGGGACATCCAAAACACCTCCAACAGCGTGAGGCAAAATGCTATCATAAGACGTTCTGACGTTGGCAAGAATTTCTCCAACACGCCCTTCCTCCAGAAGGGAGAGAAAAGGAGCTTTCCCCACGCGAGTCACAGCAACAGTGTGAGCAGCCGAAACGAGGCCGCCGCCACTGCGACTGCCACTGCCACCGCCACCGCCGGTGCCAACTCGAAGAGCCACGGCGCGCCGCCGAGTCATTCCgcgaagagaaaaaataacatcgGTATTTCAAttccattaaaaaaaagtatattaagAATGCTCTCCGTTTGTTCTGCGCGAGGCGCGCGGGATGTGTGTGTCCGTCCCCACAGCTGTGTGTTTGTAAATGTGTTTGCGCAGATGGGCGTGTTTTGCGTGCCATTTATATATGCCAGTTGTGTACGCCTGTTTTGtatgcccattttgtgtgcctCTTTTatatgctgttttttttccccctccctgcAGAAAACCTGA